The following coding sequences are from one Primulina eburnea isolate SZY01 chromosome 15, ASM2296580v1, whole genome shotgun sequence window:
- the LOC140813758 gene encoding rab GTPase-activating protein 22 isoform X2: MVMSFFGDEKQWKCGNGGAVNLQRVSSIVRDIGEPCLHQPQIKVVIAISKMLKPDKWQAAFDGDGKILGFQRVLKSIILGGVDPSIRAEVWEFLLGCYALSSTTEYRRQLRTARRERYQDLVRQCQMMHSSVGTGSLAYVVGSKVMDMRASSKDEGRRDAEVQIGRISETSASKKDSNGFLDSRSRDKSYSCCKESSSDSGDLVSMRGSTMGGAYDSSGLLCSPDPCNCSSQCVYKTSGSKYDEGSYLDFPALPVTNLFENSKKDRKGLRLCEDNCSSRRKLTYEVEHMHSFQISNNADLVVETDVFPASDVSLFSGAKRESSHHLDFHESLSQLNNSEYETEMLDSLRISDAPETPITNGTTSQAQAASEDRVSDWLWTLHRIVVDVVRTDNHLEFYEDTKNLARMSDILAVCAWVDPETGYCQGMSDLLSPFVVLFEDNADAFWCFEMLLRRMRENFKMEGPTGVMKQLQVLWHVLELTDREMFSHLAEIGAESLHFAFRMLLVLFRRELTFTEALCMWEMIWAADFDPSFTCHLDENCPELLAIQLSKETEAELGEESIDSNGGVPKSSPIKPGVECSISDSTGMRSTSARPFCGLTKPLWSKNDRLQIHTVISSARSGDELPVFCVAAILITNRQKIIRETHSIDDLIKIFNDNILKIRVKRCIRTAIKLRKKYLYKLIRNGPAPQNNS, from the exons ATGGTGATGTCTTTTTTCGGTGACGAGAAGCAATGGAAATGTGGAAATGGAGGAGCTGTGAATTTGCAGAGAGTGAGCTCAATTGTTCGCGATATTGGGGaaccttgtcttcatcaaccACAAATAAAGGTTGTGATAGCA ATAAGCAAAATGCTTAAGCCAGATAAGTGGCAGGCGGCTTTTGATGGTGATGGAAAGATTTTGGGTTTCCAGAGAGTGCTTAAATCAATTATTTTGGGG GGTGTTGATCCATCCATAAGGGCAGAAGTCTGGGAATTTCTTTTGGGCTGTTACGCTTTGAGTAGCACTACCGAATATCGAAGGCAATTAAGGACAGCCAGGAG GGAACGCTACCAAGATCTTGTTAGGCAATGCCAAATGATGCACTCTAGCGTAGGAACTGGTTCTCTAGCCTATGTTGTAGGATCTAAAGTTATGGACATGAGGGCAAGTTCGAAAGATGAAGGGCGAAGGGATGCTGAAGTTCAAATTGGACGAATTTCTGAAACTAGTGCAAGCAAAAAAGACAGCAACGGTTTTTTGGATAGCAGATCTAGAGATAAATCATATTCATGTTGCAAAGAAAGCTCAAGTGATTCTGGTGACCTTGTAAGTATGCGAGGAAGCACCATGGGAGGTGCATATGATTCCTCTGGTCTTCTATGTTCTCCAGATCCATGCAACTGCAGTTCCCAATGTGTATATAAGACATCTGGGTCAAAATATGACGAAGGAAGTTACTTGGATTTCCCTGCGTTGCCTGTaacaaatttatttgaaaatagtAAGAAAGATAGAAAAGGACTCAGATTATGTGAGGATAATTGTTCCTCAAGACGTAAACTGACATATGAAGTTGAACATATGCATAGTTTTCAGATTAGCAATAATGCAGATCTTGTTGTGGAAACAGATGTTTTTCCAGCTAGCGATGTCTCACTATTTTCTGGTGCTAAAAGGGAAAGTAGTCATCATCTTGATTTTCACGAGTCTCTTTCTCAGTTAAATAATTCAGAATATGAAACAGAGATGCTTGACAGCCTTAGAATATCAGATGCACCTGAAACACCAATCACAAATGGAACCACATCTCAAGCACAGGCAGCCAGTGAAGACAGAGTATCTGATTGGCTTTGGACGCTGCACCGAATAG TTGTTGATGTGGTCAGAACGGATAATCATCTCGAGTTCTATGAGGACACAAAAAATTTGGCTCGCATGTCAGATATTCTTGCCGTCTGTGCCTGGGTGGATCCTGAAACTGGATACTGCCAAG GTATGAGTGATTTATTGTCTCCCTTTGTTGTTCTTTTTGAGGATAATGCTGATGCCTTTTGGTGTTTTGAGATGCTTTTGAGGAGAATG CGCGAAAACTTTAAGATGGAAGGGCCAACTGGTGTCATGAAGCAGTTGCAAGTACTCTGGCATGTATTAGAACTTACGGATAGGGAGATGTTCTCTCACCTAGCAGAAATAGGTGCTGAAAGCCTTCATTTTGCCTTCCGTATGCTGCTGGTTCTATTTCGCAGGGAGTTAACTTTCACTGAAGCACTTTGTATGTGGGAG ATGATATGGGCGGCTGATTTCGATCCATCCTTTACCTGTCATCTGGATGAGAACTGTCCAGAACTATTGGCTATTCAGTTATCCAAGGAAACAGAGGCTGAATTGGGAGAAGAAAGCATTGATAGTAATGGTGGTGTTCCAAAGAGTTCTCCAATAAAACCTGGTGTGGAATGCTCCATCTCCGACAGCACCGGAATGAGATCTACATCAGCTAGACCATTTTGCGGATTGACTAAACCTCTTTGGTCAAAGAATGACCGCTTGCAGATTCATACGGTTATATCATCTGCAAGAAGTGGTGACGAATTGCCTGTTTTTTGTGTAGCTGCCATTCTCATTACGAATCGTCAGAAAATTATCAGAGAAACGCATTCAATTGATGACCTAATAAAG ATATTCAATGATAATATTTTAAAGATCAGAGTCAAGAGATGCATACGTACCGCCATCAAACTGCGAAAGAAGTACCTTTACAAG
- the LOC140813758 gene encoding rab GTPase-activating protein 22 isoform X4 has product MVMSFFGDEKQWKCGNGGAVNLQRVSSIVRDIGEPCLHQPQIKVVIAVRNLSSSLFLISKMLKPDKWQAAFDGDGKILGFQRVLKSIILGGVDPSIRAEVWEFLLGCYALSSTTEYRRQLRTARRERYQDLVRQCQMMHSSVGTGSLAYVVGSKVMDMRASSKDEGRRDAEVQIGRISETSASKKDSNGFLDSRSRDKSYSCCKESSSDSGDLVSMRGSTMGGAYDSSGLLCSPDPCNCSSQCVYKTSGSKYDEGSYLDFPALPVTNLFENSKKDRKGLRLCEDNCSSRRKLTYEVEHMHSFQISNNADLVVETDVFPASDVSLFSGAKRESSHHLDFHESLSQLNNSEYETEMLDSLRISDAPETPITNGTTSQAQAASEDRVSDWLWTLHRIVVDVVRTDNHLEFYEDTKNLARMSDILAVCAWVDPETGYCQGMSDLLSPFVVLFEDNADAFWCFEMLLRRMRENFKMEGPTGVMKQLQVLWHVLELTDREMFSHLAEIGAESLHFAFRMLLVLFRRELTFTEALCMWEMIWAADFDPSFTCHLDENCPELLAIQLSKETEAELGEESIDSNGGVPKSSPIKPGVECSISDSTGMRSTSARPFCGLTKPLWSKNDRLQIHTVISSARSGDELPVFCVAAILITNRQKIIRETHSIDDLIKADIQ; this is encoded by the exons ATGGTGATGTCTTTTTTCGGTGACGAGAAGCAATGGAAATGTGGAAATGGAGGAGCTGTGAATTTGCAGAGAGTGAGCTCAATTGTTCGCGATATTGGGGaaccttgtcttcatcaaccACAAATAAAGGTTGTGATAGCAGTAAGAAACCTCAGCTCCTCCCTTTTTTTG ATAAGCAAAATGCTTAAGCCAGATAAGTGGCAGGCGGCTTTTGATGGTGATGGAAAGATTTTGGGTTTCCAGAGAGTGCTTAAATCAATTATTTTGGGG GGTGTTGATCCATCCATAAGGGCAGAAGTCTGGGAATTTCTTTTGGGCTGTTACGCTTTGAGTAGCACTACCGAATATCGAAGGCAATTAAGGACAGCCAGGAG GGAACGCTACCAAGATCTTGTTAGGCAATGCCAAATGATGCACTCTAGCGTAGGAACTGGTTCTCTAGCCTATGTTGTAGGATCTAAAGTTATGGACATGAGGGCAAGTTCGAAAGATGAAGGGCGAAGGGATGCTGAAGTTCAAATTGGACGAATTTCTGAAACTAGTGCAAGCAAAAAAGACAGCAACGGTTTTTTGGATAGCAGATCTAGAGATAAATCATATTCATGTTGCAAAGAAAGCTCAAGTGATTCTGGTGACCTTGTAAGTATGCGAGGAAGCACCATGGGAGGTGCATATGATTCCTCTGGTCTTCTATGTTCTCCAGATCCATGCAACTGCAGTTCCCAATGTGTATATAAGACATCTGGGTCAAAATATGACGAAGGAAGTTACTTGGATTTCCCTGCGTTGCCTGTaacaaatttatttgaaaatagtAAGAAAGATAGAAAAGGACTCAGATTATGTGAGGATAATTGTTCCTCAAGACGTAAACTGACATATGAAGTTGAACATATGCATAGTTTTCAGATTAGCAATAATGCAGATCTTGTTGTGGAAACAGATGTTTTTCCAGCTAGCGATGTCTCACTATTTTCTGGTGCTAAAAGGGAAAGTAGTCATCATCTTGATTTTCACGAGTCTCTTTCTCAGTTAAATAATTCAGAATATGAAACAGAGATGCTTGACAGCCTTAGAATATCAGATGCACCTGAAACACCAATCACAAATGGAACCACATCTCAAGCACAGGCAGCCAGTGAAGACAGAGTATCTGATTGGCTTTGGACGCTGCACCGAATAG TTGTTGATGTGGTCAGAACGGATAATCATCTCGAGTTCTATGAGGACACAAAAAATTTGGCTCGCATGTCAGATATTCTTGCCGTCTGTGCCTGGGTGGATCCTGAAACTGGATACTGCCAAG GTATGAGTGATTTATTGTCTCCCTTTGTTGTTCTTTTTGAGGATAATGCTGATGCCTTTTGGTGTTTTGAGATGCTTTTGAGGAGAATG CGCGAAAACTTTAAGATGGAAGGGCCAACTGGTGTCATGAAGCAGTTGCAAGTACTCTGGCATGTATTAGAACTTACGGATAGGGAGATGTTCTCTCACCTAGCAGAAATAGGTGCTGAAAGCCTTCATTTTGCCTTCCGTATGCTGCTGGTTCTATTTCGCAGGGAGTTAACTTTCACTGAAGCACTTTGTATGTGGGAG ATGATATGGGCGGCTGATTTCGATCCATCCTTTACCTGTCATCTGGATGAGAACTGTCCAGAACTATTGGCTATTCAGTTATCCAAGGAAACAGAGGCTGAATTGGGAGAAGAAAGCATTGATAGTAATGGTGGTGTTCCAAAGAGTTCTCCAATAAAACCTGGTGTGGAATGCTCCATCTCCGACAGCACCGGAATGAGATCTACATCAGCTAGACCATTTTGCGGATTGACTAAACCTCTTTGGTCAAAGAATGACCGCTTGCAGATTCATACGGTTATATCATCTGCAAGAAGTGGTGACGAATTGCCTGTTTTTTGTGTAGCTGCCATTCTCATTACGAATCGTCAGAAAATTATCAGAGAAACGCATTCAATTGATGACCTAATAAAGGCAG ATATTCAATGA
- the LOC140813758 gene encoding uncharacterized protein isoform X1: MVMSFFGDEKQWKCGNGGAVNLQRVSSIVRDIGEPCLHQPQIKVVIAVRNLSSSLFLISKMLKPDKWQAAFDGDGKILGFQRVLKSIILGGVDPSIRAEVWEFLLGCYALSSTTEYRRQLRTARRERYQDLVRQCQMMHSSVGTGSLAYVVGSKVMDMRASSKDEGRRDAEVQIGRISETSASKKDSNGFLDSRSRDKSYSCCKESSSDSGDLVSMRGSTMGGAYDSSGLLCSPDPCNCSSQCVYKTSGSKYDEGSYLDFPALPVTNLFENSKKDRKGLRLCEDNCSSRRKLTYEVEHMHSFQISNNADLVVETDVFPASDVSLFSGAKRESSHHLDFHESLSQLNNSEYETEMLDSLRISDAPETPITNGTTSQAQAASEDRVSDWLWTLHRIVVDVVRTDNHLEFYEDTKNLARMSDILAVCAWVDPETGYCQGMSDLLSPFVVLFEDNADAFWCFEMLLRRMRENFKMEGPTGVMKQLQVLWHVLELTDREMFSHLAEIGAESLHFAFRMLLVLFRRELTFTEALCMWEMIWAADFDPSFTCHLDENCPELLAIQLSKETEAELGEESIDSNGGVPKSSPIKPGVECSISDSTGMRSTSARPFCGLTKPLWSKNDRLQIHTVISSARSGDELPVFCVAAILITNRQKIIRETHSIDDLIKIFNDNILKIRVKRCIRTAIKLRKKYLYKLIRNGPAPQNNS; this comes from the exons ATGGTGATGTCTTTTTTCGGTGACGAGAAGCAATGGAAATGTGGAAATGGAGGAGCTGTGAATTTGCAGAGAGTGAGCTCAATTGTTCGCGATATTGGGGaaccttgtcttcatcaaccACAAATAAAGGTTGTGATAGCAGTAAGAAACCTCAGCTCCTCCCTTTTTTTG ATAAGCAAAATGCTTAAGCCAGATAAGTGGCAGGCGGCTTTTGATGGTGATGGAAAGATTTTGGGTTTCCAGAGAGTGCTTAAATCAATTATTTTGGGG GGTGTTGATCCATCCATAAGGGCAGAAGTCTGGGAATTTCTTTTGGGCTGTTACGCTTTGAGTAGCACTACCGAATATCGAAGGCAATTAAGGACAGCCAGGAG GGAACGCTACCAAGATCTTGTTAGGCAATGCCAAATGATGCACTCTAGCGTAGGAACTGGTTCTCTAGCCTATGTTGTAGGATCTAAAGTTATGGACATGAGGGCAAGTTCGAAAGATGAAGGGCGAAGGGATGCTGAAGTTCAAATTGGACGAATTTCTGAAACTAGTGCAAGCAAAAAAGACAGCAACGGTTTTTTGGATAGCAGATCTAGAGATAAATCATATTCATGTTGCAAAGAAAGCTCAAGTGATTCTGGTGACCTTGTAAGTATGCGAGGAAGCACCATGGGAGGTGCATATGATTCCTCTGGTCTTCTATGTTCTCCAGATCCATGCAACTGCAGTTCCCAATGTGTATATAAGACATCTGGGTCAAAATATGACGAAGGAAGTTACTTGGATTTCCCTGCGTTGCCTGTaacaaatttatttgaaaatagtAAGAAAGATAGAAAAGGACTCAGATTATGTGAGGATAATTGTTCCTCAAGACGTAAACTGACATATGAAGTTGAACATATGCATAGTTTTCAGATTAGCAATAATGCAGATCTTGTTGTGGAAACAGATGTTTTTCCAGCTAGCGATGTCTCACTATTTTCTGGTGCTAAAAGGGAAAGTAGTCATCATCTTGATTTTCACGAGTCTCTTTCTCAGTTAAATAATTCAGAATATGAAACAGAGATGCTTGACAGCCTTAGAATATCAGATGCACCTGAAACACCAATCACAAATGGAACCACATCTCAAGCACAGGCAGCCAGTGAAGACAGAGTATCTGATTGGCTTTGGACGCTGCACCGAATAG TTGTTGATGTGGTCAGAACGGATAATCATCTCGAGTTCTATGAGGACACAAAAAATTTGGCTCGCATGTCAGATATTCTTGCCGTCTGTGCCTGGGTGGATCCTGAAACTGGATACTGCCAAG GTATGAGTGATTTATTGTCTCCCTTTGTTGTTCTTTTTGAGGATAATGCTGATGCCTTTTGGTGTTTTGAGATGCTTTTGAGGAGAATG CGCGAAAACTTTAAGATGGAAGGGCCAACTGGTGTCATGAAGCAGTTGCAAGTACTCTGGCATGTATTAGAACTTACGGATAGGGAGATGTTCTCTCACCTAGCAGAAATAGGTGCTGAAAGCCTTCATTTTGCCTTCCGTATGCTGCTGGTTCTATTTCGCAGGGAGTTAACTTTCACTGAAGCACTTTGTATGTGGGAG ATGATATGGGCGGCTGATTTCGATCCATCCTTTACCTGTCATCTGGATGAGAACTGTCCAGAACTATTGGCTATTCAGTTATCCAAGGAAACAGAGGCTGAATTGGGAGAAGAAAGCATTGATAGTAATGGTGGTGTTCCAAAGAGTTCTCCAATAAAACCTGGTGTGGAATGCTCCATCTCCGACAGCACCGGAATGAGATCTACATCAGCTAGACCATTTTGCGGATTGACTAAACCTCTTTGGTCAAAGAATGACCGCTTGCAGATTCATACGGTTATATCATCTGCAAGAAGTGGTGACGAATTGCCTGTTTTTTGTGTAGCTGCCATTCTCATTACGAATCGTCAGAAAATTATCAGAGAAACGCATTCAATTGATGACCTAATAAAG ATATTCAATGATAATATTTTAAAGATCAGAGTCAAGAGATGCATACGTACCGCCATCAAACTGCGAAAGAAGTACCTTTACAAG
- the LOC140813758 gene encoding rab GTPase-activating protein 22 isoform X3, which yields MVMSFFGDEKQWKCGNGGAVNLQRVSSIVRDIGEPCLHQPQIKISKMLKPDKWQAAFDGDGKILGFQRVLKSIILGGVDPSIRAEVWEFLLGCYALSSTTEYRRQLRTARRERYQDLVRQCQMMHSSVGTGSLAYVVGSKVMDMRASSKDEGRRDAEVQIGRISETSASKKDSNGFLDSRSRDKSYSCCKESSSDSGDLVSMRGSTMGGAYDSSGLLCSPDPCNCSSQCVYKTSGSKYDEGSYLDFPALPVTNLFENSKKDRKGLRLCEDNCSSRRKLTYEVEHMHSFQISNNADLVVETDVFPASDVSLFSGAKRESSHHLDFHESLSQLNNSEYETEMLDSLRISDAPETPITNGTTSQAQAASEDRVSDWLWTLHRIVVDVVRTDNHLEFYEDTKNLARMSDILAVCAWVDPETGYCQGMSDLLSPFVVLFEDNADAFWCFEMLLRRMRENFKMEGPTGVMKQLQVLWHVLELTDREMFSHLAEIGAESLHFAFRMLLVLFRRELTFTEALCMWEMIWAADFDPSFTCHLDENCPELLAIQLSKETEAELGEESIDSNGGVPKSSPIKPGVECSISDSTGMRSTSARPFCGLTKPLWSKNDRLQIHTVISSARSGDELPVFCVAAILITNRQKIIRETHSIDDLIKIFNDNILKIRVKRCIRTAIKLRKKYLYKLIRNGPAPQNNS from the exons ATGGTGATGTCTTTTTTCGGTGACGAGAAGCAATGGAAATGTGGAAATGGAGGAGCTGTGAATTTGCAGAGAGTGAGCTCAATTGTTCGCGATATTGGGGaaccttgtcttcatcaaccACAAATAAAG ATAAGCAAAATGCTTAAGCCAGATAAGTGGCAGGCGGCTTTTGATGGTGATGGAAAGATTTTGGGTTTCCAGAGAGTGCTTAAATCAATTATTTTGGGG GGTGTTGATCCATCCATAAGGGCAGAAGTCTGGGAATTTCTTTTGGGCTGTTACGCTTTGAGTAGCACTACCGAATATCGAAGGCAATTAAGGACAGCCAGGAG GGAACGCTACCAAGATCTTGTTAGGCAATGCCAAATGATGCACTCTAGCGTAGGAACTGGTTCTCTAGCCTATGTTGTAGGATCTAAAGTTATGGACATGAGGGCAAGTTCGAAAGATGAAGGGCGAAGGGATGCTGAAGTTCAAATTGGACGAATTTCTGAAACTAGTGCAAGCAAAAAAGACAGCAACGGTTTTTTGGATAGCAGATCTAGAGATAAATCATATTCATGTTGCAAAGAAAGCTCAAGTGATTCTGGTGACCTTGTAAGTATGCGAGGAAGCACCATGGGAGGTGCATATGATTCCTCTGGTCTTCTATGTTCTCCAGATCCATGCAACTGCAGTTCCCAATGTGTATATAAGACATCTGGGTCAAAATATGACGAAGGAAGTTACTTGGATTTCCCTGCGTTGCCTGTaacaaatttatttgaaaatagtAAGAAAGATAGAAAAGGACTCAGATTATGTGAGGATAATTGTTCCTCAAGACGTAAACTGACATATGAAGTTGAACATATGCATAGTTTTCAGATTAGCAATAATGCAGATCTTGTTGTGGAAACAGATGTTTTTCCAGCTAGCGATGTCTCACTATTTTCTGGTGCTAAAAGGGAAAGTAGTCATCATCTTGATTTTCACGAGTCTCTTTCTCAGTTAAATAATTCAGAATATGAAACAGAGATGCTTGACAGCCTTAGAATATCAGATGCACCTGAAACACCAATCACAAATGGAACCACATCTCAAGCACAGGCAGCCAGTGAAGACAGAGTATCTGATTGGCTTTGGACGCTGCACCGAATAG TTGTTGATGTGGTCAGAACGGATAATCATCTCGAGTTCTATGAGGACACAAAAAATTTGGCTCGCATGTCAGATATTCTTGCCGTCTGTGCCTGGGTGGATCCTGAAACTGGATACTGCCAAG GTATGAGTGATTTATTGTCTCCCTTTGTTGTTCTTTTTGAGGATAATGCTGATGCCTTTTGGTGTTTTGAGATGCTTTTGAGGAGAATG CGCGAAAACTTTAAGATGGAAGGGCCAACTGGTGTCATGAAGCAGTTGCAAGTACTCTGGCATGTATTAGAACTTACGGATAGGGAGATGTTCTCTCACCTAGCAGAAATAGGTGCTGAAAGCCTTCATTTTGCCTTCCGTATGCTGCTGGTTCTATTTCGCAGGGAGTTAACTTTCACTGAAGCACTTTGTATGTGGGAG ATGATATGGGCGGCTGATTTCGATCCATCCTTTACCTGTCATCTGGATGAGAACTGTCCAGAACTATTGGCTATTCAGTTATCCAAGGAAACAGAGGCTGAATTGGGAGAAGAAAGCATTGATAGTAATGGTGGTGTTCCAAAGAGTTCTCCAATAAAACCTGGTGTGGAATGCTCCATCTCCGACAGCACCGGAATGAGATCTACATCAGCTAGACCATTTTGCGGATTGACTAAACCTCTTTGGTCAAAGAATGACCGCTTGCAGATTCATACGGTTATATCATCTGCAAGAAGTGGTGACGAATTGCCTGTTTTTTGTGTAGCTGCCATTCTCATTACGAATCGTCAGAAAATTATCAGAGAAACGCATTCAATTGATGACCTAATAAAG ATATTCAATGATAATATTTTAAAGATCAGAGTCAAGAGATGCATACGTACCGCCATCAAACTGCGAAAGAAGTACCTTTACAAG